The DNA region GGCACGCGGCGACCTCATGCTCTGCACCGACGTCGATTCGCTCCTGACGAAGCCATCGTTGAGGCTCATGGCTGACCGCTTCCTCGACCCCAAGGTCGCAGTCGTCAATCCCAGGTACACGCGCGTCAACAGGGACGGCAGTGCGGCCGAGGGCTTCTACGACCGTTGGGAGGCCAGAGTCAAGGAGCTCGAAGGCCGGCTGGGCGCGATGGTCGGCTGCAACGCCTACGCCAACATGGTCCGGAGGGAGTTCGCCGACCCGATACCTGACGATACCAACCTCGACGACTTCGTGCTTGGCATCCGCCCCTTCCGCCGCGGGTATGATGTTGTCACCGAACCGCGGGCACTGGTCGTCACCCAGACCGAAACCGAGAAACTGGAGTTCCGGCGCAAAGCGAGGATCAACCGCGGCAATTTGCAGGCGTTGCTCCGCTTCGCGGACCTGCTCCTGCCGAAGCACGGCATCAAGGCGTGGGTCTACTTCTCGCACAAAGTACTCAGGATGTTGATTCCGTTCCTGCTGCTGAGTCTGCTCGTCTCAAGTGCCGTCAAGGTCGCGCACCCGTTCTTCCGGGTCCTCCTCGTGCCGCAGCTTGTTGCCCTGGCCACAACTCCTCTGCTGCTGCTGGCCAAGGGCCGCTGGCGCAGGCTGCTGGTGCCCCAGTACTACTACTTCATGAACATCGCCCTGCTAGTAGGCTGCTGGCAGTTCCTCACGACCAAAGAGAAGTACTGGACAAAGACACCACGCGACGGTGAGGCATGCGATGCGCGAAACTAGCACGCCGATGCGCACTTCCCTGTGCTAGAGCCTCTCTGCCCGGGTGCCGTATTGTGTAGTCCCGCTGCGAGAGCCGGGCAGACCCCGGCCTCCAGGCCCAAACATGCTGCTTGATCTTATTGACAGGTTCTCCGGCCGAAGGCATGTCGAGGCGCGCAGGCGCAAGTTCGCGGATTTCACCCGGTTGTGCCGACCGACTCCGCAGGATGAGGTTCTCGATGTCGGGGTGCTGGGGCGCGAGACGTACGACGCGGCGAACCTGTTCCTCAAAGAGTATCCGCATCAGGAACGACTGACGGCCCTGGCAATCGAGGAGTGCTCGGAACTGTCTGCCCGGTACCCGCTGGTGC from candidate division WOR-3 bacterium includes:
- a CDS encoding glycosyltransferase; the protein is MLDASAVLFFWLPLGVIFYHWVLYPLTLWLFAKLRPRRTVRQDRDKPFSVSIIIAAFNEEKLIAGKLANCLDLDYPPDRMEVLVGSDASSDATDAIVQSCSDSRVRLIRYEPQSGKTVVQNRLLSEARGDLMLCTDVDSLLTKPSLRLMADRFLDPKVAVVNPRYTRVNRDGSAAEGFYDRWEARVKELEGRLGAMVGCNAYANMVRREFADPIPDDTNLDDFVLGIRPFRRGYDVVTEPRALVVTQTETEKLEFRRKARINRGNLQALLRFADLLLPKHGIKAWVYFSHKVLRMLIPFLLLSLLVSSAVKVAHPFFRVLLVPQLVALATTPLLLLAKGRWRRLLVPQYYYFMNIALLVGCWQFLTTKEKYWTKTPRDGEACDARN